One segment of Xanthomonas oryzae pv. oryzae DNA contains the following:
- a CDS encoding IS5 family transposase (programmed frameshift) has protein sequence MEITPAQFALIEHCLPLQRGNVSMTNLQVVNALLYVAKHGCKWRGLPERFGNWHTVYTRINRWAKSGVLDRMFAQLQTCQIVRIKIEAVSLDSTSIKVHPDGTGAFKKNGPQSIGKSRGGWNTKIHMVAADARTAITFGLTPGNAHDAPAGRALLEHLGPVERPVHLLMDRAYEGNETRQLALDLGFVPVVPPKSNRVDPWEYDKEMYKRRNEVERLFRRLKGYRRIFTCFEKLDVMFLGFLSFVLVVDGLRMC, from the exons ATGGAGATCACGCCAGCACAATTTGCACTCATCGAGCATTGCCTACCTTTGCAACGCGGCAATGTCAGCATGACCAACCTGCAGGTAGTCAACGCCCTTCTTTACGTCGCAAAGCATGGCTGCAAATGGCGCGGTCTGCCCGAGCGCTTTGGCAACTGGCATACGGTGTATACGCGCATTAACCGTTGGGCCAAGTCCGGTGTGCTGGACCGGATGTTCGCCCAATTGCAGACCTGCCAGATCGTGCGCATCAAAATCGAAGCGGTCTCGCTGGACTCCACCAGCATCAAGGTGCATCCGGATGGCACTGGCGCAT TTAAAAAAAACGGCCCACAATCCATCGGGAAATCGCGGGGCGGATGGAACACCAAAATTCATATGGTTGCCGCAGATGCTCGAACAGCCATCACGTTCGGATTGACGCCTGGCAACGCACATGACGCACCCGCAGGCCGCGCGTTGCTTGAACACCTGGGGCCAGTGGAGCGGCCGGTTCATCTGCTGATGGATCGCGCTTACGAAGGCAATGAAACCCGCCAGTTGGCGCTCGATCTTGGCTTCGTGCCGGTGGTTCCACCCAAGTCCAATCGGGTCGATCCTTGGGAGTACGACAAGGAAATGTACAAGCGGCGCAACGAAGTGGAGAGGCTGTTCCGTCGCTTGAAGGGCTACCGACGGATTTTCACGTGCTTCGAGAAGCTGGATGTCATGTTCCTTGGCTTCCTCAGCTTCGTTCTGGTCGTTGATGGGCTTCGAATGTGTTAA
- a CDS encoding FKBP-type peptidyl-prolyl cis-trans isomerase has protein sequence MRLLLTLCVALLLAGCAPALPPSGGTIASFERIDRTVGTGAEATPGAMVTVHYTGWLYDENAADKHGKKFDSSLDRAEPFQFVLGGHQVIRGWDDGVAGMRVGGKRTLMIPPDYGYGDNGAGGVIPPGASLVFDVELLDVQPR, from the coding sequence ATGCGCCTTCTGTTGACGCTCTGTGTCGCCCTGCTGCTCGCAGGCTGCGCGCCCGCCCTGCCGCCCTCCGGTGGCACCATCGCCAGCTTCGAGCGGATCGACCGCACGGTGGGGACCGGCGCAGAAGCCACACCAGGGGCGATGGTCACCGTGCACTACACCGGCTGGCTATACGACGAAAACGCCGCCGACAAACACGGCAAGAAGTTCGACAGCTCGCTGGATCGCGCCGAGCCGTTCCAGTTTGTGCTGGGTGGCCATCAGGTCATCCGCGGCTGGGACGATGGCGTTGCCGGCATGCGTGTCGGCGGCAAGCGCACCTTGATGATTCCGCCCGATTACGGTTACGGCGATAACGGCGCCGGTGGTGTGATTCCGCCCGGTGCCTCGTTGGTCTTCGATGTGGAATTGCTGGACGTGCAGCCGCGCTGA
- a CDS encoding DUF6164 family protein — protein MAKLLLNLRNVPDEEADEVRALMREHGVQIYETRPSNWGISAGGLWLSDDADYPPAKAAMDAYQAQRGAIARAQRQEELAAGTAETFGALLRRRPLFVLVTLIGMLLVASLVLLPFLLLRG, from the coding sequence ATGGCCAAGCTGCTGCTCAATCTGCGCAATGTTCCCGACGAAGAAGCCGACGAGGTGCGTGCGCTGATGCGCGAGCACGGTGTGCAGATCTATGAAACGCGCCCAAGTAATTGGGGAATTTCTGCTGGCGGTCTCTGGCTCAGTGACGATGCCGACTATCCGCCCGCCAAGGCCGCGATGGATGCTTACCAGGCGCAACGCGGCGCAATTGCGCGCGCCCAACGCCAGGAGGAGCTTGCGGCCGGCACCGCGGAGACCTTTGGCGCCCTGCTGCGCAGGCGACCGCTGTTCGTGCTGGTCACGCTGATCGGCATGCTGCTGGTCGCCTCGCTGGTGTTGCTGCCGTTTCTGCTCTTGCGCGGCTGA
- a CDS encoding sulfurtransferase, with product MITNTAAYQFVTIQHPQTLAASVLAQAEQQALKGSVLIAEEGINLFLAGDAEQIGAFYAWLQADARFARMRIKYSESAYQPFARLKVKIKPEIISFRRDDASPLQGRAPSVTPAVLREWLRNGQDDRGRPLVLLDTRNAQEVVYGTFQGALTLPIDTFTELPGALESHRAALADATVVSFCTGGIRCEKAALWMQADGMDNVLQLEGGILGYFEEVGGEGYDGRCFVFDERVALDPELKPLVDAERPAKTGKI from the coding sequence ATGATTACCAATACCGCCGCCTACCAGTTCGTCACCATCCAGCATCCGCAGACACTTGCGGCAAGCGTGCTCGCGCAGGCCGAACAGCAGGCGCTGAAAGGGTCGGTGCTGATTGCCGAGGAAGGTATCAACCTGTTCCTGGCCGGCGATGCCGAGCAGATTGGCGCGTTCTACGCCTGGCTGCAGGCCGATGCGCGTTTTGCGCGGATGCGTATCAAGTACAGCGAGAGCGCGTATCAGCCGTTCGCGCGGCTCAAGGTCAAGATCAAACCGGAAATCATCAGCTTCCGGCGCGATGATGCTTCGCCGCTGCAAGGTCGCGCGCCTTCGGTGACGCCTGCCGTGCTGCGTGAGTGGCTGCGTAACGGTCAGGACGATCGCGGCCGCCCGTTGGTGCTGTTGGACACGCGCAACGCGCAGGAAGTGGTGTACGGCACGTTCCAAGGTGCGTTGACGCTGCCCATCGACACATTCACCGAGTTGCCTGGCGCGCTGGAGTCGCATCGCGCTGCACTGGCCGATGCCACCGTGGTCAGCTTCTGCACCGGCGGCATTCGCTGCGAAAAGGCCGCGCTGTGGATGCAGGCTGATGGCATGGACAACGTGCTGCAGCTGGAGGGCGGAATTCTGGGCTATTTCGAAGAGGTCGGTGGCGAAGGCTACGACGGCCGCTGCTTCGTCTTCGACGAACGCGTTGCGCTGGATCCCGAATTGAAGCCCTTGGTAGACGCCGAACGTCCCGCCAAGACAGGGAAAATCTGA
- a CDS encoding TIGR03862 family flavoprotein yields MTGSNKRRLAVIGGGPAGLMAAEVACAAGLAVDLYEAKGSVGRKFLIAGKGGLNLTHSDPMPLFAQRYRERQQPVAAWLQDFDAGALCDWASVLGVDTYVGSSGRVFPMDRKAAPLLRGWVRRLKEQGVVFHVQHRWRGWSEDGALRFDAPTGAIERNADAVVLALGGGSWPQLGSDGQWQAALQQHGIAVAPLVPANCGFDIDWSAHFVQRHAGAPLKPVVAHWQDRNGVQHTLQGECVATADGIEGSLIYAMAADLREQIEAHGVAELMLDLVPGRSRERVHTELAQPRKGRSFSEHMRRQVGIDGVKAALLYEHLGTQAGDDIALAARTLKQLPLRLLRTRPLAEAISSAGGVRLEALDDQLMAIAQPGVFCAGEMLDWEAPTGGYLLTACFASGLRAARGAVQWLDQHDRRATDDR; encoded by the coding sequence ATGACGGGTTCGAACAAGCGGCGGCTGGCCGTGATCGGTGGTGGGCCGGCCGGCTTGATGGCGGCAGAAGTGGCCTGTGCTGCGGGCCTGGCAGTGGATCTGTACGAGGCCAAGGGCTCGGTGGGGCGCAAGTTTCTGATTGCCGGCAAAGGCGGTTTGAACCTCACCCATTCCGATCCGATGCCGCTGTTTGCGCAACGCTATCGCGAGCGTCAGCAGCCGGTGGCCGCATGGCTGCAGGACTTCGACGCAGGGGCGCTGTGCGACTGGGCAAGCGTGCTGGGTGTTGACACTTACGTCGGCAGCTCCGGCCGTGTGTTTCCGATGGACCGCAAGGCAGCGCCCTTGCTGCGCGGCTGGGTGCGTCGGCTCAAGGAACAGGGCGTCGTGTTTCATGTGCAACACCGTTGGCGTGGCTGGAGCGAGGACGGCGCACTACGTTTCGATGCACCCACCGGCGCGATCGAGCGCAACGCAGATGCCGTCGTGTTGGCGCTGGGTGGCGGCAGCTGGCCGCAGCTCGGTTCCGATGGGCAGTGGCAAGCCGCATTGCAGCAACACGGCATTGCGGTTGCGCCCTTGGTACCGGCTAACTGCGGCTTCGATATCGACTGGAGCGCGCATTTCGTGCAGCGTCATGCAGGTGCGCCGCTCAAGCCCGTCGTTGCACACTGGCAAGATCGCAATGGCGTACAGCACACATTGCAGGGTGAATGCGTGGCCACAGCGGACGGCATCGAGGGCAGCCTGATCTATGCCATGGCTGCGGATCTGCGCGAGCAGATCGAGGCGCATGGCGTTGCCGAACTCATGCTGGATCTGGTGCCAGGGCGCTCACGTGAGCGCGTGCACACCGAATTGGCCCAGCCACGCAAAGGACGCAGTTTCAGCGAGCATATGCGTCGCCAGGTCGGCATCGATGGCGTCAAGGCCGCCCTGCTCTACGAACATCTCGGCACGCAGGCGGGCGACGATATTGCGTTGGCCGCACGCACGCTCAAGCAGTTGCCGCTGCGCTTGCTGCGGACGCGCCCGCTCGCCGAAGCGATCAGTTCGGCAGGCGGCGTGCGGCTTGAAGCGCTGGACGATCAGCTGATGGCAATCGCGCAACCTGGCGTGTTCTGCGCTGGCGAAATGCTCGATTGGGAAGCACCGACCGGCGGCTACCTGCTCACCGCCTGTTTCGCCAGCGGCCTGCGCGCCGCACGTGGGGCGGTGCAGTGGCTCGATCAGCACGACAGGCGCGCTACAGACGATCGCTGA
- a CDS encoding IS5 family transposase (programmed frameshift), with protein MEITPAQFALIEHCLPLQRGNVSMTNLQVVNALLYVAEHGCKWRGLPERFGNWHTVYTRINRWAKSGVLDRMFAQLQTCQIVRIKIEAVSLDSTSIKVHPDGTGAFKKNGPQSIGKSRGGWNTKIHMVAADARTAITFGLTPGNAHDAPAGRALLEHLGPVERPVHLLMDRAYEGNETRQLALDLGFVPVVPPKSNRVDPWEYDKEMYKRRNEVERLFRRLKGYRRIFTRFEKLDVMFLGFLSFVLVVDGLRMC; from the exons ATGGAGATCACGCCAGCACAATTTGCACTCATCGAGCATTGCCTACCTTTGCAACGCGGCAATGTCAGCATGACCAACCTGCAGGTAGTCAACGCCCTTCTTTACGTCGCAGAGCATGGCTGCAAATGGCGCGGTCTGCCCGAGCGCTTTGGCAACTGGCATACGGTGTACACGCGCATTAACCGTTGGGCCAAGTCCGGTGTGCTGGACCGGATGTTCGCCCAATTGCAGACCTGCCAGATCGTGCGCATCAAAATCGAAGCGGTCTCGCTGGACTCCACCAGCATCAAGGTGCATCCGGATGGCACTGGCGCAT TTAAAAAAAACGGCCCACAATCCATCGGGAAATCGCGGGGCGGATGGAACACCAAAATTCATATGGTTGCCGCAGATGCTCGAACAGCCATCACGTTCGGATTGACGCCTGGCAACGCACATGACGCACCCGCAGGCCGCGCGTTGCTTGAACACCTGGGGCCAGTGGAGCGGCCGGTTCATCTGCTGATGGATCGCGCTTACGAAGGCAATGAAACCCGCCAGTTGGCGCTCGATCTTGGCTTCGTGCCGGTGGTTCCACCCAAGTCCAATCGGGTCGATCCTTGGGAGTACGACAAGGAAATGTACAAGCGGCGCAACGAAGTGGAGAGGCTGTTCCGTCGCTTGAAGGGCTACCGACGGATTTTCACGCGCTTCGAGAAGCTCGATGTCATGTTCCTTGGATTCCTCAGCTTCGTTCTGGTCGTTGATGGGCTTCGAATGTGTTAA
- a CDS encoding IS5-like element ISXo1 family transposase: MQLTFGDAEGLGKRKQTRREIFLAEMERIVPWKRLLALIEPHYPVSGRPGRQPYALATMLRIHLLQQWYALSDPAMEEALHEIPPLRRFAQLGGLDNVPDETTILNFRRLLETHGIAARMLEAVNAHLSRKGQSLRSGTIVDATLIAAPSSTKNADRARDPEMHQTKKGNQWYFGMKAHIGVDEFSGLVHHVQCTAANVADVTVTHALLHGKEDSVFGDSGYTGAEKRDELQSCEAAFFIAAKRSTIQAIGNKRARAWAERWEHFKASVRAKVEHPFRVIKRQFGYTKVRYRGLAKNTAQVQTLFALSNLWMVRRHLLPARG, encoded by the coding sequence ATGCAACTGACGTTCGGTGACGCCGAGGGCCTGGGCAAGCGCAAGCAGACCCGGCGCGAGATCTTCCTTGCGGAGATGGAGCGCATCGTGCCGTGGAAGCGACTGCTTGCCCTGATCGAGCCGCACTATCCGGTGTCAGGACGACCGGGTCGGCAGCCGTACGCGCTGGCGACGATGTTGCGGATTCATCTGTTGCAGCAGTGGTATGCGTTGAGCGATCCGGCGATGGAAGAGGCATTGCACGAGATCCCGCCCCTGCGGCGTTTTGCCCAGCTCGGCGGCTTGGATAACGTTCCAGACGAGACAACGATTCTCAACTTTCGCCGTTTGCTGGAAACCCACGGCATTGCCGCTCGGATGCTGGAAGCGGTCAACGCCCATTTGTCGCGCAAGGGGCAGAGCCTGCGGTCGGGCACGATCGTCGATGCGACGCTGATCGCTGCGCCCAGTTCGACCAAGAATGCCGATCGTGCGCGCGACCCTGAGATGCATCAGACCAAGAAGGGCAACCAGTGGTATTTCGGGATGAAGGCGCACATTGGGGTGGATGAATTTTCCGGGCTGGTACACCACGTGCAGTGCACCGCAGCCAACGTGGCCGATGTCACGGTGACGCACGCATTGCTGCACGGCAAGGAAGACAGCGTGTTCGGCGACAGCGGCTACACCGGTGCGGAAAAACGCGACGAGTTGCAGAGCTGCGAGGCTGCATTTTTCATTGCCGCCAAGCGCTCCACGATTCAAGCCATTGGCAACAAGCGCGCGCGTGCTTGGGCAGAACGTTGGGAACACTTCAAGGCAAGCGTGCGCGCGAAGGTGGAGCACCCATTCCGGGTGATCAAGCGGCAGTTCGGCTACACCAAGGTGCGCTATCGCGGCCTGGCCAAGAACACCGCACAGGTGCAGACGTTATTTGCGCTGTCGAATCTGTGGATGGTGCGCCGGCACTTGCTGCCGGCCAGGGGATAA
- a CDS encoding response regulator encodes MTIRVFLIDDHALVRTGMKMILSKEVDVCVVGEAESGEAALPQIRQLKPDIVLCDLHLPGVSGLEITERIVKGDYGTRVIIVSVLEDGPLPKRLLEAGASGYVGKGGDAHELLRAVREVALGRRYLGNTIAQNLALSNLEGGGSPFDALSPRELEVALLLTQGLRQEDIAKRLNLSAKTINTHKARLFEKVGIQDNIALARLANQYGLTDPSRVL; translated from the coding sequence ATGACCATCAGAGTTTTTCTGATCGACGATCATGCGCTCGTGCGTACAGGCATGAAGATGATTCTGTCCAAGGAAGTGGATGTCTGTGTGGTCGGCGAGGCAGAAAGCGGCGAAGCCGCATTGCCGCAAATTCGTCAACTCAAGCCGGACATCGTGCTGTGCGACCTGCATTTGCCTGGCGTCAGTGGCCTGGAAATCACCGAGCGCATCGTCAAGGGCGATTACGGCACCCGCGTCATCATTGTCTCCGTGCTCGAAGACGGCCCGCTCCCCAAGCGACTGCTCGAAGCGGGTGCGTCCGGCTATGTGGGCAAGGGCGGCGACGCGCACGAGCTGCTGCGCGCGGTACGTGAAGTCGCGCTGGGGCGGCGTTATCTCGGCAACACGATCGCGCAGAACCTGGCGCTATCCAATCTGGAAGGGGGGGGCTCACCGTTCGATGCATTGTCCCCACGCGAGCTGGAAGTGGCCTTGCTGTTGACTCAGGGTCTGCGCCAGGAAGACATCGCCAAGCGCCTGAACCTCAGCGCCAAGACCATCAATACGCACAAAGCGCGCTTGTTCGAAAAGGTCGGCATCCAGGACAACATCGCGCTGGCACGGTTGGCCAACCAGTATGGCCTGACCGATCCCTCCAGGGTGCTGTGA
- a CDS encoding ISL3-like element ISXoo13 family transposase translates to MTAKVFEAALGIGAPWSVGAVEFDEATKVLTVPVDFKPGTRFKVSGQKGLHPVHDTVVKTYRHLNFFQHECYLKVRTPRVKLGDGSVRLVEPDFAGRLSGFTLLFEALVLMLSQQMPFAAVARIVGESAYRCMQVCNRYVEMALEQADFSDVSSLAIDETSRARGHDYVTLAADAQARRVIFVTEGRDAKAVKALAADLAAHGCPPEQITSVSIDMSPAFIKGVSEQLPNAQITFDKFHVVGHANAAVDKTRRIEQRTEKSLKGMRWTLLKDVFSLKPTAGAALHGLITAPKLTRTARAWLYKEQLREALDRKQINVMREMLKHWCVCVMRSKVEAMKEVAALVRRHMDGIVAWAQTRQTNGFLEAINGLFQSAKRRARGFKRLSTIKTVIFLIAGKLDFQTFNPHARQPT, encoded by the coding sequence ATGACGGCCAAGGTGTTTGAAGCGGCGCTGGGGATCGGCGCGCCGTGGTCGGTAGGCGCGGTCGAGTTCGACGAAGCGACCAAGGTGTTGACGGTGCCGGTGGACTTCAAGCCGGGCACGAGGTTCAAGGTATCGGGCCAAAAGGGGCTGCATCCGGTTCATGACACCGTGGTCAAGACCTACCGGCACCTGAACTTTTTCCAGCACGAGTGCTACCTGAAGGTTCGCACGCCGCGTGTGAAGCTTGGGGACGGATCGGTTCGCCTGGTCGAGCCGGACTTCGCTGGGCGGTTGTCGGGCTTCACGCTGTTGTTCGAGGCGCTGGTGCTGATGTTGTCGCAGCAAATGCCGTTCGCGGCCGTTGCGCGCATCGTGGGCGAGTCGGCGTACCGGTGCATGCAGGTGTGCAACCGCTATGTCGAGATGGCCCTGGAGCAGGCCGACTTCAGCGACGTCTCGTCGCTGGCCATCGACGAGACGTCGCGCGCTCGCGGCCACGACTATGTGACCTTGGCTGCCGACGCCCAGGCGCGACGCGTGATCTTCGTGACTGAGGGGCGGGACGCCAAAGCCGTGAAGGCGCTGGCTGCCGATCTGGCAGCTCATGGCTGCCCTCCCGAACAGATCACCTCGGTGAGCATCGACATGTCGCCCGCGTTCATCAAGGGCGTAAGCGAGCAGTTGCCCAACGCGCAGATCACCTTCGACAAGTTCCACGTTGTCGGACATGCGAACGCGGCCGTGGACAAAACCAGGCGCATCGAGCAGCGCACCGAGAAGTCCCTCAAGGGCATGCGCTGGACGCTGCTCAAGGATGTCTTCAGCCTCAAACCGACGGCCGGCGCAGCATTGCACGGGCTGATCACGGCACCCAAGCTCACACGGACGGCCCGCGCGTGGCTCTACAAGGAGCAGTTGCGCGAGGCGCTTGACCGAAAGCAGATCAACGTGATGCGCGAGATGCTCAAGCACTGGTGCGTCTGCGTGATGCGATCCAAGGTCGAGGCGATGAAGGAAGTCGCAGCCCTCGTGCGCCGCCACATGGACGGCATCGTCGCCTGGGCGCAGACCCGTCAGACCAACGGCTTCCTTGAAGCCATCAATGGCCTGTTCCAGTCCGCCAAGCGCAGAGCTCGCGGCTTCAAACGCCTGTCCACCATCAAGACCGTCATCTTCCTGATTGCCGGCAAGCTGGACTTCCAAACGTTCAACCCGCATGCCCGGCAACCCACTTGA
- a CDS encoding IS5 family transposase, whose translation MQLTFGDAEYNGKRKRTRREVFLAEMDQVVPWKGLLALIEPHYPKSGQPGRQPYRLETMLRIHFLQQWYALSDPSAEEALYDTVSMRRFAKIGGLDEVPDETTILHFRHLLERHDLARKLFNRVNAHLSRKGQSLRGGTIVDATIIAAPSSTKNKQGERDPDMHQTKKGNQYDFGMKAHIGVDDDSGLVHHVECAAANVADITQAHKLLHGKEDTVCGDSGYTGLEKREEMKRKRTLRYLIAEKPSKLKQIKNKRELKLAKRWEHTKASLRAKVEHPFRVIKRQFGYVKVRYRGLVKNTAQMLTLFALSNLWLKRKELMPAAGKVCL comes from the coding sequence ATGCAACTGACCTTCGGAGACGCGGAGTACAACGGCAAGCGCAAGCGGACGCGGCGTGAGGTGTTTTTGGCCGAGATGGATCAGGTCGTGCCATGGAAGGGCCTGCTGGCGCTGATCGAGCCGCACTATCCAAAGTCGGGGCAGCCGGGGCGACAGCCGTATCGGCTGGAAACGATGCTGCGCATCCACTTTTTGCAGCAGTGGTATGCGCTGAGTGATCCATCGGCGGAAGAAGCGCTGTACGACACGGTGTCGATGCGCCGCTTCGCGAAGATCGGCGGGCTGGACGAGGTGCCGGATGAAACGACGATTCTCCACTTCCGGCATCTGCTGGAGCGGCATGATCTGGCGCGCAAGCTGTTCAACCGGGTCAACGCGCACCTGTCGCGCAAGGGGCAGAGCTTGCGGGGCGGGACGATCGTGGATGCCACGATCATTGCGGCGCCCAGTTCGACGAAGAACAAGCAGGGCGAGCGCGATCCGGACATGCACCAGACCAAGAAGGGGAATCAATATGACTTCGGGATGAAGGCGCACATCGGGGTGGACGATGACTCCGGGCTGGTGCACCACGTCGAATGCGCGGCGGCCAACGTGGCCGATATCACGCAAGCGCACAAGCTGCTGCACGGCAAGGAAGACACGGTGTGCGGGGACAGCGGCTACACCGGGCTTGAGAAGCGCGAGGAAATGAAGCGCAAGCGCACGCTGCGCTACCTGATCGCCGAGAAACCCTCGAAGCTGAAGCAGATCAAGAACAAACGCGAACTGAAGTTGGCCAAGCGCTGGGAGCACACCAAGGCCAGCCTGCGGGCGAAGGTGGAACACCCGTTCCGGGTGATCAAGCGTCAGTTTGGTTACGTCAAGGTGCGCTATCGCGGCCTGGTCAAGAACACCGCGCAGATGCTAACGCTGTTTGCGTTGTCGAATCTGTGGCTGAAGCGCAAAGAGTTAATGCCCGCTGCGGGGAAGGTGTGCCTGTAA
- a CDS encoding nucleotide sugar dehydrogenase — protein MSGHTHLSPPPGRIAVIGLGYVGLPLAVAFGEQRDTLGFDIDAQRVAQLRDGHDATLELDETELAAATQVRYAADAADLASCSIFIVTVPTPIDSFEQPDLEPLRSATALIAAALKPGDLVIYESTVYPGTTEEVCVPLLEAASGLRFNHDFFCGYSPERVNPGDRQRRLRDIRKITSGSTPEAADAVDALYTSIITAGTWRAPSMRVAEAAKVVENIQRDVNIALVNELALIFDKLGIDTLDVLEAAGTKWNFLPFRPGLVGGHCIGVDPYYLMHKSQSVGYHPDLIHTARQVNNRVGRHVAERVCGMLAMQGIALAQARVLVLGATFKENCPDLRNSRALELVHLLQAAGVQVDTCDPWADPVEALQHSGVQLCEMPQDGAYDAVVLAVAHAQYRAYDAARIAALGKPGAVVYDVKSAWPRVAVSDRL, from the coding sequence ATGTCCGGCCACACGCATCTCTCACCGCCACCAGGGCGCATCGCCGTCATCGGCTTAGGCTATGTCGGCCTGCCGCTGGCGGTTGCATTCGGTGAGCAGCGCGACACCCTGGGCTTCGACATCGATGCGCAGCGTGTTGCGCAATTGCGCGATGGCCACGATGCCACGCTGGAACTGGACGAGACCGAGTTGGCTGCGGCAACGCAGGTGCGCTACGCCGCAGACGCGGCGGACCTGGCCTCGTGCAGCATCTTCATCGTGACCGTGCCGACGCCGATCGACAGCTTCGAGCAACCGGATCTGGAGCCGCTGCGCAGTGCCACTGCGTTGATTGCTGCTGCACTCAAGCCTGGCGATCTGGTGATCTACGAATCCACGGTCTATCCCGGCACCACCGAAGAAGTTTGCGTGCCCTTGCTAGAAGCAGCCTCCGGGCTGCGCTTCAACCACGATTTCTTCTGTGGCTACAGCCCCGAGCGCGTCAATCCGGGCGATCGCCAGCGGCGTCTGCGCGACATCCGCAAGATCACTTCCGGCTCGACGCCTGAGGCCGCTGATGCGGTCGATGCGCTGTACACCAGCATCATTACCGCTGGCACCTGGCGCGCCCCGTCGATGCGCGTGGCCGAAGCGGCAAAGGTGGTCGAGAACATTCAGCGCGACGTCAATATCGCGCTGGTGAACGAACTGGCGTTGATCTTCGACAAGCTGGGAATCGACACGCTCGATGTGCTCGAAGCCGCGGGAACCAAGTGGAATTTCCTGCCGTTTCGTCCTGGCCTGGTTGGCGGGCATTGCATCGGGGTGGATCCGTATTACCTGATGCACAAATCCCAAAGCGTGGGCTATCACCCCGACCTGATCCACACCGCGCGGCAGGTCAACAATCGCGTCGGCCGCCATGTGGCCGAGCGCGTCTGCGGCATGCTGGCCATGCAGGGCATCGCGCTCGCGCAGGCGAGGGTGCTGGTACTGGGCGCTACCTTCAAGGAGAACTGCCCGGATCTGCGCAACAGCCGCGCCCTGGAATTGGTGCACTTGCTGCAGGCCGCGGGGGTGCAGGTGGACACCTGCGACCCGTGGGCAGACCCGGTGGAGGCGCTGCAGCACAGCGGCGTGCAGCTCTGCGAGATGCCCCAGGACGGCGCCTACGACGCCGTGGTGCTGGCGGTGGCGCATGCGCAGTATCGCGCCTACGACGCCGCGCGCATTGCCGCGCTCGGCAAACCGGGCGCGGTGGTCTACGACGTCAAATCGGCGTGGCCGCGTGTGGCTGTCAGCGATCGTCTGTAG
- a CDS encoding 4'-phosphopantetheinyl transferase family protein — translation MDFASDQFSRDAFARCAMACPPGIVRSVRKRQAEYFFGRLAARHALHQQGLVVHPDTVQIATGNAREPIWPKTAVGSISHTHRLAMSAVAPADRWRGIGIDLEHLADPDAQAALRARVVNASELALLQTLHDAGDATLDALLTLVFSAKESLFKASFAVVGRYFDFSAEQVTGVNVAAGCLQLRLCESLCPSLPADHLCPVGFGWVDPQTVVTYRVW, via the coding sequence ATGGACTTTGCCAGCGATCAGTTTTCACGTGATGCGTTCGCGCGGTGCGCAATGGCCTGCCCGCCTGGGATCGTTCGCAGCGTTCGCAAGCGCCAGGCCGAATACTTTTTCGGCAGACTCGCCGCGCGCCACGCGTTGCATCAGCAAGGCCTGGTCGTTCACCCTGACACGGTGCAGATCGCAACCGGCAACGCACGCGAGCCGATCTGGCCGAAAACCGCGGTGGGCAGCATTAGCCATACCCACCGGCTGGCCATGTCCGCCGTCGCGCCTGCCGATCGGTGGCGTGGCATCGGCATCGATCTGGAACACCTGGCAGACCCCGATGCCCAAGCGGCGCTGCGGGCTAGGGTGGTGAATGCCTCGGAACTGGCATTGCTGCAGACGTTGCACGATGCCGGCGACGCGACGCTGGATGCGTTGTTGACGCTGGTTTTTTCGGCGAAGGAAAGCCTGTTCAAAGCGAGTTTCGCGGTGGTCGGACGCTACTTCGACTTTTCGGCCGAGCAGGTCACAGGTGTGAATGTTGCGGCCGGCTGTCTCCAGCTCAGGCTTTGCGAATCGCTCTGCCCGTCGCTTCCGGCGGATCATCTGTGCCCTGTCGGTTTCGGTTGGGTCGATCCACAAACAGTCGTCACCTACCGCGTCTGGTGA
- a CDS encoding KGG domain-containing protein: MEDVQSITRSRRGFAALDPEKRRVLASSGGKAAHASGNAHEFTSDEAREAGRKGGQAVSRDRDHMSRIGSKGGRSKQAKPQEESA, translated from the coding sequence GTGGAAGACGTACAAAGCATTACCCGTAGCCGGCGCGGCTTTGCCGCATTGGATCCGGAGAAGCGTCGCGTGCTGGCAAGCAGCGGCGGCAAAGCCGCTCATGCCAGTGGCAATGCGCACGAATTCACTAGCGACGAAGCACGCGAAGCCGGCCGTAAGGGTGGGCAGGCCGTGAGCCGCGATCGCGATCACATGTCGCGGATCGGCAGCAAGGGCGGGCGTTCCAAGCAGGCCAAGCCGCAGGAAGAGTCTGCGTAA